The genomic interval TGTTCCTGTAGCGAGCCACACCCTGCGACTATCGACGCGCCGGCGAGGCCGGCACCGGCGAGGAAGCGACGGCGGTCCATACCGTCGCTAGCGGTGTTCACACAAAGACGGTTCTGGTACGGCTGGCGAATCCAGCGGCCGGCGGACCCACACAAAGCATTTACTGTCAATACGAGCACGGTTCGCCGTGCCTTCCCGAATCGCTATCGCGACCGTCCTCGGACTCGTCGTCCTCACTGCCGGCTGTATCGGAACGCCGGAGACAGCCACCTCCCAGCCGTCGGCCACGCCCTCCTCGGCGCCGACAGCCACGCCGCCCGGCGGCGGGAGTATCGACTTCCCGGACGGGCCCAAAGCCGTCCCGGACAGGCCGGCGACGTTGTCCGAATCGACCGTCAGCGACTTCGTCTACGACTACGAGTACAACTACGTCTACAACAAGCTCTGGCAGGGCGAGCACACCGAGATGGACCTCGAATGCCGCGTCGACAGCGTCACCGAGCTGTCTCGGGGGTACGAGGCCGTCGTCACCTGTGACGGCGGTTCGACGACCGAGTTACCGGCGGGCGCGACGGGGACTGAAGGCCCCATCATGGACTACTTCACGCAGTCGTTCCGCTACCGCGTGACCGATACGGCGACGGCACGCGAACGGGTCGAGACCCGTCGCAACGGCGTCTGAACGCTCTCAAGCCGGGTTCGCCGCCGGGAGCGCCCGCAGGCCCCGCGGCGGCAGCAGGTAGTTTCCGCGGCGCTCTACGCGCATGTACTGGAGAATGCCGTTGTTGACGCGCTGGCCGACCGCGGACTCGTCGGCCACGTCGGTGCCGTTCATCACGGCCTTCGTGGCGACGAAGTCGGCGATAGCGCGTTGCAGCGAGAGGAAGTGGACTCGCGCCTCGCTGCCGTCGGTGGAGTCGAAGTCCCGCCGGAGGATGATCGGTGTGTCGTCGTCGTCACGGGCCCGTGCGGCCTTCTGGGCGTGGCCGGCGACGCCCTCCCGCCGGCTGTTCTCGACGACGTCTTCGGGACACTCGCCCACGCCGCTGTCGGTGCCCAGGTTCTCGCCGACGCCCTCGACTTTGCCCTCGTCGGCGTGGGCCGGACAGAACATCTTCGAGACGCGCTGGTCGCGCGAGTCCTGCTCGTACCACTGCTGGAGCTGGAGGCGGATGCGCGAGAGGTGCTGGGTCGCGCCGTCGGCGAAGGGGCCCGACTCGACGGTGACGCGGTCCTCGCTGGCCTGGTTCCCGTCGAAGCCCGATTTGAAACCCATGAACAGCGGGGCGTCTTCGGGGACGGGCTCGGAGTCCGGGATGCCGTCCACGTCCTGGTTCTGTGCCGGGAGGCCGGCCCCGACGAAGCCGGTGCGGCGGTCCTGTTCGGCGAAGACGCCGTCGAGAGAGGCCGCTACGTCGACGTCGTTGACGGTGTCACGGTTGTCCTTTAGGGCCTCCTCCGCCGCGAGCACGACGGACTCGTGGTCGCTGGCCAGATGCAACAGTGCGTCGGGCGTGTCGAGTTCGGGGTCCTCGAAGGGGGCCAGCGACTCGGGAGCGGGAAGGTCGACCCCGGCGGGGCCGCTCTCGAACCGCTCGAAGTACGCCGGGCTGTAGCCGAGCGTGAACTGGAGGCCGTTGGCCTGCCAGGCGTAGGCCCGTTCCAGCGAGCGGAGCGCGTCGGTGACCTGCTGTCGGTCGCCGTCGGTCGGGGTGCCGTCGCGCTCGTAGTCGAGCAACAGCAAGACGTGGTGGCGTGACAGCCGCGTGTTCCCGGCGTCGTCGGTCGGCAGCCCGCCGTCCCAGGCGTGCTGTCTGGCCGGGAGCGTCGACGGGTCGGTCCCTGTGGGCACGTCGGGCTGTCCGAACCGGTCCAGACAGGCCGCGAGTGCGGCCGTCCCGCCGATGGCGACGGCGCTTTTCGCGAACTCGCGTCGGGAGATACCACGCTCACTCATCGCCGGCTCCTAGGGACTCACCCCATTACTGGTTTCTGGTACGCCGGGCGAACGCGGCCGAAATCAGTCCTCTCGTGGCTCTTCGAGCAGGCTGTCGATCAGCCGCTCGAAGCGGTCGGTCAGCCGCTCGGCGAGGCTCGGCTCCACGGCACCGAGCAGCGCGACCGTCTCCTCGGGGCGGGCCAGCGAGAGCGTCACGCGGTTCCCCTCGCGCCGTTTCGCGACGATATCGCCCGCGACGAGCCCGTCGAGGTGGTGTTCGAGCGTGCTCCGAGCGACGCCGACCCGGTCGGCGACGGCGTCGGGACGTGTCTGGTCGCCCTCGTACAGCGCCACGACCACGTCCCGGGCGGTCTCCCGGCGGAGCATGGCCAGCGTGTGGCGTTCCCACGCGTCGTAGCCCGGCGGGTAGTAGTGGGTCCGACCGTTGACTCGCTCCGCGGTCACGTCGTCGAGGCGGGCGAGGTGGTACTGCACCTGACCCGTCGCCAGCTCCAGCCCTCGCGTCAGCGCCCGGAAGTGGATGCCGGGGTCGCGGTCGATGCGCCGACGGATGCGCCGTCGCGTCTCGCTCATGGCCCCTCCAGTCGCTGTTCGACCGAGCGGGTGTAGTAGGCGGCCCCGAGGACGAGGACGACGATGACCGCGTCGGCGCCGTGTTCGAGCGTGTGGTGCGTCGTCGGACTGACCGCCCCGACCATCGCCAGTCCGCCCAGTACCGGGCGGGCGACGAGCACCGCGAGTGCCAGCGCGACCAGCAGATACGCCCGTGACCCCCGTCGGCGGTAGGCGGCGACGCCCGCGACACAGAGCACTGCTGTGGTCAGTCCCGACACCGCGAGTACGACCGTGAAGTCGACGTGGGCCGTGCCCCAGTGTC from Halomicroarcula saliterrae carries:
- a CDS encoding DUF7405 family protein, which codes for MSERGISRREFAKSAVAIGGTAALAACLDRFGQPDVPTGTDPSTLPARQHAWDGGLPTDDAGNTRLSRHHVLLLLDYERDGTPTDGDRQQVTDALRSLERAYAWQANGLQFTLGYSPAYFERFESGPAGVDLPAPESLAPFEDPELDTPDALLHLASDHESVVLAAEEALKDNRDTVNDVDVAASLDGVFAEQDRRTGFVGAGLPAQNQDVDGIPDSEPVPEDAPLFMGFKSGFDGNQASEDRVTVESGPFADGATQHLSRIRLQLQQWYEQDSRDQRVSKMFCPAHADEGKVEGVGENLGTDSGVGECPEDVVENSRREGVAGHAQKAARARDDDDTPIILRRDFDSTDGSEARVHFLSLQRAIADFVATKAVMNGTDVADESAVGQRVNNGILQYMRVERRGNYLLPPRGLRALPAANPA
- a CDS encoding DUF7471 family protein, giving the protein MNWPGHVGGHWGTAHVDFTVVLAVSGLTTAVLCVAGVAAYRRRGSRAYLLVALALAVLVARPVLGGLAMVGAVSPTTHHTLEHGADAVIVVLVLGAAYYTRSVEQRLEGP
- a CDS encoding winged helix-turn-helix transcriptional regulator is translated as MSETRRRIRRRIDRDPGIHFRALTRGLELATGQVQYHLARLDDVTAERVNGRTHYYPPGYDAWERHTLAMLRRETARDVVVALYEGDQTRPDAVADRVGVARSTLEHHLDGLVAGDIVAKRREGNRVTLSLARPEETVALLGAVEPSLAERLTDRFERLIDSLLEEPRED